One window of the Maylandia zebra isolate NMK-2024a linkage group LG19, Mzebra_GT3a, whole genome shotgun sequence genome contains the following:
- the ckba gene encoding creatine kinase, brain a isoform X1, whose translation MEKISDKMVKLTLKRLSAEDEYPDLSQHNNYMAKVLTQDMYKKLRERATPSGFTIDGVIQTGVDNPGHPFIMTVGCVAGDEETYEVFKDLLDPVIEDRHGGYKPTDKHKTDLNSGNLKGGDDLDPNYVLSSRVRTGRSIRGFSLPPHCSRGERRAVEKLSIEALASLSGDLKGKYYALKNMTDAEQQQLIDDHFLFDKPVSPLLLASGMARDWPDARGIWHNDNKTFLVWVNEEDHLRVISMQKGGNMKEVFTRFCTGLTKIESLFKERSHEFMWNEHLGYVLTCPSNLGTGLRAGVHVKLPNLSKNTKFEEVLKKLRLQKRGTGGVDTAAVGGVFDISNADRLGFSEVELVQMVVDGVKLLVDMEKRLEKGQSIDDLMPAQK comes from the exons ATGGAGAAGAT CTCTGACAAAATGGTCAAGCTGACCCTGAAGAGGCTGTCAGCTGAGGATGAGTACCCAGATCTCAGTCAGCACAACAACTACATGGCCAAGGTTTTAACCCAGGACATGTACAAGAAACTGAGAGAGAGGGCTACACCCAGCGGCTTCACCATAGATGGTGTCATTCAGACAGGGGTTGACAATCCTG GCCACCCCTTCATTATGACTGTGGGCTGTGTTGCTGGGGATGAGGAGACATACGAAGTCTTCAAAGACCTGTTGGACCCTGTGATCGAGGACCGACATGGAGGATACAAACCCACAGACAAGCACAAGACTGACCTCAACTCAGGCAACCTGAAG GGTGGTGATGATCTCGATCCCAACTACGTGCTCAGCTCCAGGGTCCGAACAGGCCGCAGCATCCGCGGCTTCAGTCTGCCACCACACTGCAGCAGAGGAGAGAGACGCGCTGTGGAAAAGCTTTCCATTGAAG CTCTGGCCTCTCTGTCTGGAGATCTGAAGGGGAAATATTATGCCCTGAAGAACATGACTGacgcagagcagcagcagctcattgatgaccacttcctgtttgacaAGCCAGtgtctcctctgctgctggccTCAGGGATGGCCCGCGACTGGCCCGATGCCAGAGGCATCTG GCACAATGATAACAAGACCTTCCTGGTGTGGGTGAATGAAGAGGACCACTTGCGTGTGATCTCGATGCAGAAAGGAGGCAACATGAAGGAAGTGTTTACCCGCTTCTGTACCGGGCTCACAAAG ATTGAGAGCCTGTTCAAGGAGAGGAGCCATGAATTCATGTGGAATGAGCACCTGGGTTACGTCCTCACCTGCCCGTCTAACCTGGGCACTGGCCTGCGTGCAGGTGTACATGTGAAGCTGCCAAACTTGAGCAAAAATACCAAGTTTGAGGAAGTTCTCAAGAAGCTGAGGCTCCAGAAACGTGGAACTG GTGGAGTGGACACTGCTGCTGTGGGTGGTGTCTTTGACATTTCCAATGCGGACAGGCTGGGCTTCTCTGAGGTGGAGCTGGTGCAGATGGTGGTTGACGGAGTCAAACTGCTGGTGGACATGGAAAAGAGGCTAGAGAAAGGACAGTCCATCGATGACCTGATGCCCGCCCAGAAGTAA
- the ckba gene encoding creatine kinase, brain a isoform X2, with translation MPFGNTHNQTKMKYSSEQEYPDLSKHNNHMAKVLTPAMYERLRSKQTPSGFTLDDVIQTGVDNPGHPFIMTVGCVAGDEETYEVFKDLLDPVIEDRHGGYKPTDKHKTDLNSGNLKGGDDLDPNYVLSSRVRTGRSIRGFSLPPHCSRGERRAVEKLSIEALASLSGDLKGKYYALKNMTDAEQQQLIDDHFLFDKPVSPLLLASGMARDWPDARGIWHNDNKTFLVWVNEEDHLRVISMQKGGNMKEVFTRFCTGLTKIESLFKERSHEFMWNEHLGYVLTCPSNLGTGLRAGVHVKLPNLSKNTKFEEVLKKLRLQKRGTGGVDTAAVGGVFDISNADRLGFSEVELVQMVVDGVKLLVDMEKRLEKGQSIDDLMPAQK, from the exons ATGCCTTTCGGTAACACGCACAACCAGACGAAGATGAAATACTCCTCCGAGCAGGAGTACCCGGACCTCAGCAAACACAACAATCATATGGCCAAGGTTCTGACTCCTGCTATGTATGAGCGGCTGAGGAGCAAACAAACACCCAGTGGATTTACTCTGGATGATGTCATTCAGACTGGGGTTGATAACCCag GCCACCCCTTCATTATGACTGTGGGCTGTGTTGCTGGGGATGAGGAGACATACGAAGTCTTCAAAGACCTGTTGGACCCTGTGATCGAGGACCGACATGGAGGATACAAACCCACAGACAAGCACAAGACTGACCTCAACTCAGGCAACCTGAAG GGTGGTGATGATCTCGATCCCAACTACGTGCTCAGCTCCAGGGTCCGAACAGGCCGCAGCATCCGCGGCTTCAGTCTGCCACCACACTGCAGCAGAGGAGAGAGACGCGCTGTGGAAAAGCTTTCCATTGAAG CTCTGGCCTCTCTGTCTGGAGATCTGAAGGGGAAATATTATGCCCTGAAGAACATGACTGacgcagagcagcagcagctcattgatgaccacttcctgtttgacaAGCCAGtgtctcctctgctgctggccTCAGGGATGGCCCGCGACTGGCCCGATGCCAGAGGCATCTG GCACAATGATAACAAGACCTTCCTGGTGTGGGTGAATGAAGAGGACCACTTGCGTGTGATCTCGATGCAGAAAGGAGGCAACATGAAGGAAGTGTTTACCCGCTTCTGTACCGGGCTCACAAAG ATTGAGAGCCTGTTCAAGGAGAGGAGCCATGAATTCATGTGGAATGAGCACCTGGGTTACGTCCTCACCTGCCCGTCTAACCTGGGCACTGGCCTGCGTGCAGGTGTACATGTGAAGCTGCCAAACTTGAGCAAAAATACCAAGTTTGAGGAAGTTCTCAAGAAGCTGAGGCTCCAGAAACGTGGAACTG GTGGAGTGGACACTGCTGCTGTGGGTGGTGTCTTTGACATTTCCAATGCGGACAGGCTGGGCTTCTCTGAGGTGGAGCTGGTGCAGATGGTGGTTGACGGAGTCAAACTGCTGGTGGACATGGAAAAGAGGCTAGAGAAAGGACAGTCCATCGATGACCTGATGCCCGCCCAGAAGTAA